A section of the Tumebacillus amylolyticus genome encodes:
- a CDS encoding restriction endonuclease: protein MSEDRKLWFLPRPERDPKFHRKGLIALQTATNNFEERWRANRPIQKKYEEELVNLEVKREHVSESGSGGRTWAALLRTFSYCYLNDKGYLVPTKVGEAIIRRDNVRENIKKQILTLQIPNAYFLESGFKPKFEEGFQIRPARFLIHLTNQKLLDYYLTKEEITLFALKAKKDDEVPDVVQSILAFRTASPQEKQLIRQDIAATYDHRERSDNGARGFIAAHSDVAHTFMLIAEYTGLVEYLRGQSTIRIEPANSQDVSTELSWFDARYPFNTRYKISLERMAENNGLDITSYKANRLGSVPPATNEAKTLREVMEVLKDYPVIADLSTDQLEKILLEEFSPREAKKYAAQFSNPEYARLEPDFVSDYMEQSNHLKFEDQTGHILESIGFEIVMRPKPVTSDLTKIEILALYGDQFCGIIDAKNYHSNKFLLSSTFRSLMASDYIPNYEGSLGRKIGFFGYVTADKFSGDKQLPKITEVAKRAIPDRTIPGFIISAGVLLGFLDYCLENDIPKDVRVQMFLRAVKNQGYSNLSTFLDHAQLPVETS, encoded by the coding sequence ATGTCTGAAGATCGGAAGTTATGGTTTCTACCACGCCCAGAGCGTGACCCCAAGTTTCATCGTAAAGGCTTGATCGCCCTTCAAACTGCTACAAATAACTTTGAAGAGCGTTGGCGGGCAAATCGTCCGATTCAAAAAAAGTACGAAGAAGAACTGGTCAATCTTGAGGTAAAAAGAGAGCACGTGTCTGAGTCTGGTTCAGGTGGACGTACTTGGGCAGCGTTGCTTCGAACGTTTAGCTACTGCTATCTCAACGATAAGGGCTATCTCGTCCCTACAAAGGTCGGGGAAGCCATTATTCGAAGAGATAACGTTCGCGAAAACATTAAGAAGCAGATCCTCACGCTCCAGATTCCGAACGCCTATTTCCTCGAATCCGGTTTTAAACCGAAGTTTGAGGAAGGTTTTCAGATTCGCCCAGCTCGATTCCTCATCCACCTAACCAATCAAAAATTACTGGACTACTATCTGACCAAGGAAGAGATCACTCTGTTTGCCTTGAAAGCTAAAAAAGACGACGAAGTGCCGGATGTCGTCCAGAGTATTTTGGCTTTTCGAACGGCAAGCCCGCAAGAAAAACAACTCATCCGTCAAGATATTGCGGCCACTTACGATCACCGTGAACGTTCAGATAATGGAGCCCGAGGCTTTATCGCTGCCCACTCTGATGTCGCGCATACCTTTATGTTGATTGCTGAGTATACAGGTCTTGTCGAGTATTTGCGCGGTCAATCAACCATTCGTATCGAGCCCGCAAACAGTCAGGATGTCTCCACCGAACTTTCATGGTTTGATGCAAGATATCCATTCAACACCCGATACAAAATTTCCTTAGAGCGCATGGCGGAGAACAACGGTTTAGACATTACCAGTTACAAGGCAAACCGTCTTGGTTCTGTACCTCCGGCTACGAACGAAGCGAAGACGTTGCGTGAAGTGATGGAGGTGCTCAAAGATTACCCGGTCATCGCCGATCTGAGCACTGACCAATTGGAAAAAATCTTACTAGAAGAATTCTCTCCGCGTGAAGCGAAGAAATATGCGGCTCAATTCTCAAATCCAGAATACGCACGGCTGGAACCCGACTTTGTCTCTGATTACATGGAACAAAGTAACCACCTCAAATTCGAAGACCAGACAGGTCACATTCTAGAATCCATTGGGTTTGAAATTGTGATGCGTCCCAAACCTGTTACCTCAGACCTGACCAAGATTGAAATTCTCGCCCTCTATGGAGACCAATTCTGCGGAATCATCGACGCAAAGAATTACCACAGCAACAAATTCCTGCTCAGCTCCACATTCCGCTCTCTCATGGCGTCCGACTACATTCCGAACTATGAGGGCTCGTTGGGCCGGAAGATTGGATTCTTTGGTTACGTAACGGCAGATAAATTCTCGGGAGACAAACAACTTCCGAAGATCACTGAAGTTGCCAAACGAGCGATTCCCGACCGAACGATTCCTGGGTTTATCATTAGCGCTGGCGTCCTCTTGGGCTTCCTCGACTACTGTCTTGAAAATGACATTCCAAAGGATGTACGTGTTCAAATGTTCCTTCGAGCTGTCAAGAACCAAGGCTACTCCAACCTCTCCACGTTCTTGGATCACGCTCAACTCCCTGTCGAAACTTCATAA